Genomic window (Sphingomonas japonica):
GGATGGAACTGGACGAACTCCATGTCCTGGAGCGGCAGGCCGGCGCGCAGCACCATCGCATTGCCGTCGCCGGTGCAGGTGTGCGCCGACGTTGCCGACTGGTAGACGCGGCCATAGCCGCCGGTCGCAAGCACGACGCTGTGCGCGCGGAAGCGGTGGATCGAGCCGTCGTCCATGCACAGCGCGATAACGCCGCGGCAGACCTTCTCACCATTCGCGCCGTCTTCCATGATGAGGTCGAGCGCGAAATATTCGATGTAGAAATCGGCGTCATATTTCAGCGACTGCTGGTAGAGCGCGTGCAGCATCGCATGGCCGGTGCGGTCGGCGGCGGCGCAGGTGCGCTGCGCGGGCGGTCCTTCGCCCATATTCTGCATCATGCCGCCGAACGGGCGCTGGTAGATCTTGCCCTCTTGGGTGCGGCTGAACGGCACGCCGGCATGCTCGAGCTCGTACACCGCCTGCGGCGCCTCGCGGCAGAGATATTCGATCGCGTCCTGGTCGCCCAGCCAGTCCGACCCCTTGACGGTGTCGTACATGTGCCAGGTCCAATGGTCCGGACCCATGTTGCCGAGCGAGGCGGCGATGCCGCCCTGCGCGGCGACGGTGTGGCTGCGGGTCGGAAACACCTTGGTGATGCACGCGGTCTTGAGGCCCGCCTCGGCGATCCCCATCGTCGCGCGCAGGCCGCTGCCGCCCGCGCCGACGACGACGGCGTCATAGGTATGGTCGATGATCTTGTAGGCTTCGGTCATGCCGGTACCGCTCCAGCCACGAAGGCGAGCTTGAGGATCGAGAACAGCGCGACCGCGCCGAGGCCGATCACGAAGAAATTGAGGAGCACCATCAGCACGACGCGGGTTTCGGCGTGGGCGTAATCCTCGATCACCACCTGCAGCCCCAGCCGGAAATGGTAGAAGACCGAGACGATCAACAGCGCCATCGGGATCGCTGCCCAGGCCGACCCCATCCACGCCGAGACGGTGGCGAAATCATAGGCCGGCAGCAGCGCGATCGATAGGATCAACCACAGCATCAGCACGAGGTTCGATCCCGCGGTCAGCCGCTGGTTCCACCAGTGGTGCGTACCTTCCTTGGCACTGCCCAAGCCGCGGACGCGGCCGAGATTGGTTCCGCCGCGCATGTTATTTGCCCACCGTGATAAACGCCCAGAACGCGATCGTCGCCAGCACCGACACGACCATCGTCAGCACCGCGCCGCTGCGGTTGGCCTTGAGTTCGAACCCCGCGCCGGTGTCGAGGAACAGGTGGCGCACACCGCTCGCCATATGCTGGAACAGCGACAGCGTCAGGCCGACGCCGATGACATATCCCAGGATATTGAGCGAGCCGTCGGCAAAGGTGAACCAGCCGGCGAACGCGGCATAGTGCGCTTCGCCCCCCGCCAGCGCGGCCAGCCACCAGACCATCAGCAGCGCGCCGACCGTCGCCATCCCGTCGCCGGTTGCGCGGTGCAGGATGGAAACCAGCATCGCCGGTCCCCAGCGATAATGGCTCAGATGCGGGGAAATCGGTCGTTTCGCGGTTTTGACGGTCGCCAAGGGATGGATTCCTTTCCGCGAGCGCTAATGGCCGGGCACGCGCGCCGATGCAACCCGCCGCGCCGGTGAAAAGCCCGCTTGGTGTGATCGACCGGCGGCGTTGGCTAACCGAGCCTTAACGCCTTGCTGCCACGGTCGCATCCGCAAGGACTGCTGCACGCGCGCGCGGCAGCCCGACAGCGAAGGGAGCACAGATTTCGTGAGCGGACACAGCAAGGAACTACCGGCCATCGGCACGATGGCGGCGCAGATCGACCTTGCCGGACGATTGCGCATCTTCGATTTCGACGGCAATCTGTCGCGTCAGGCGCGTAGTCTGTGGACGTTGCTCGAACCCGAAATCCGCAGCGTTTCCGAGGCCTATTGGCAGCAATGGTTGCGCTGTTTCGCCGAGGAGCGCGATTGGGCACCGCACGAAACGCAAAAGATGATCGATCTGGGCATCGATTTCCTGCGCGACCGCTTTCTCCATACGTCGGGGCGCGCGTGGGTCGAATCGATCGAGCGATCGGTCGCGGCTGCCTATTCCGCCGACATTCCGACGATGGCGTTGCTGTCGATGATCAGCGCCAGCGACCGCGCGGCGCTGGAGATCATCATCCGCAAGGTCGGCGCCGACCACGCGGAATTGCCCGGACTGATCGACACGCTGATGCGGCTGTCGGCGCTGGAAAGCGACATCACCGTCGCCACCTATCACCTGTATGTCGGCCACGGCCTGGCCTGCGAGCGCGAGCGACTGGCGGTGCAATTTCGCGAGAGCATCGGCGCGTCGCTCGAACATGCCAGCAGCGAAGGCGACAAGCTGCGCGGCCATGCCCAGACGACGTCTGCGTCGGCGCGGGGCATGCTGGGCAAGGCGAGTGAGGTCGCGGCGGCGGCGGAGCAGTCGGCAGTGGCGATGCGCGAGGCGGCGCAGACCGCGGCCGGGCTGATCCGGGCGATCGAGGACGCCCGCGGCGAAGTCGAGGCGGCGGCCGAGATCGCGACGCGCGCCAGCAGCCAGGCGGGCGAGGCGGTGCACATGTCGGAAGCGCTGAGCGATCATGCCAAGTCGATCGAATCGATCCTGGGGCTGATCCGCGAGATTGCCGGGCAGACCAATTTGCTGGCGCTCAACGCGACGATCGAGGCGGCGCGGGCAGGCGATGCCGGGCGCGGCTTCGCGGTGGTGGCGCAGGAAGTGAAGTCGCTCGCCAACCAGACCGCGCGCGCGACCGACGACATCGCCGCCAAGATCGCGGCGATCCAGGCTGCGACCCGCTCGACGGTGGCGACCAACGCCTCGATCCGCACCACGGTGAGCGAGGTGCAGCAAAGCGCCGACCGCATCCGCGGCGCGATGGAAGCACAGGCGCAGACCGTCACCGCGATCACCGCAGCCGTCGACGAAACCGCGCTCGCCGCCGATTCGATGTCGCACACAATCGCCGCGATCCTCGAGGATACCGAGAATGTCGCGTCGGAGATCGACCGCGTCGGGCAGGGTTTTACCGCGCTCGATGGCGAACTGGGCCAGCTCAAGAGCAATGCCGGAAACTTCGCGGTCCGGGTCGCAGCCTGACACGGCACGCAGGGGAGGGGAGGCAATGGCGGCAACGACCGCATCGGCTGGGCATTGGGGCGGCGAGGAACGGACGATCGCCGACCGCTTGCACGAATATGACTGGGACGGCATCGTCGTGCCCGGATCGGCCGAGATCAGCGAGTTGCTGGCAGGCGAAGAGGACGCGATCTCGCGCGTGTTCTGGAAGCATTATCTGACGCTGCCGGTCGCGGCGCATATCCGGGACGTCTATGTCGGCGATCGGCTCGCGCGGCAGATCGCCGAGAGCGGGCGCTATACCAGCGTAAAATATGCCGCACCGACCAGCAGCGAGTGGGAACGCATGGCGCAGGCGCACGCGCTGGCGTCGGAACGCGCCAATATCCCGCTGCCCGCGTTGTTGGCGTCGCTCGCCTATGCCCATAGCGCGACGCTCGATCGCATCGCGGCGAAGGTCGGCGACGACGTCGATCGCATGCGGCGGCTGGGCGACGTCGTCCAGCGGCTGGCGCTGATCGAGGCGGACGTCATGGCGACCTATCTCGCCCAGCGCGATGCCGACCGGCGGCTCGGCGAGCGTCGCCGGCAATCGCAGGCGTTTCGCGCCGATATCGCCGGATCGATCGCCGGGGCGTCGGCGCTCGGATCGGAAATCCGCAGGCAGGCGCAGAGCGCCTCGGCATCGGCGCGCGGCACGTTGGGCAAGGTCAGCGAAGTCGCGGCGGCGGCGGAGCAGTCAGCGGTGGCGATGCGCGAGGCGGCGCAGACCGCGGCCGGGCTGATCCGGGCGATCGAGGACGCCCGCGGCGAAGTCGAGGCGGCGGCCGAGATCGCGACGCGCGCCAGCAGCCAGGCGGGCGAGGCGGTGCACATGTCGGAAGCGCTGAGCGATCATGCCAAGTCGATCGAATCGATCCTGGGGCTGATCCGCGAGATTGCCGGGCAGACCAATTTGCTGGCGCTCAACGCGACGATCGAGGCGGCGCGGGCAGGCGATGCCGGGCGCGGCTTCGCGGTGGTGGCGCAGGAAGTGAAGTCGCTCGCCAACCAGACCGCGCGCGCGACCGACGACATCGCCGCCAAGATCGCGGCGATCCAGGCTGCGACCCGCTCGACGGTGGCGACCAACGCCTCGATCCGCACCACGGTGAGCGAGGTGCAGCAAAGCGCCGACCGCATCCGCGGCGCGATGGAAGCACAGGCGCAGACCGTCACCGCGATCACCGCCGCCGTCGACGAAACCGCACTCGCCGCCGATTCCGCCGCCGTCACCGTGGACATGATCCGCAGCGACACCGAAGGCGTCACCGAGCAGATCGATCAGTTGCAAGGTGCCTTCTCGCGGATCGACGATCAGTTGCTCGCGCTGCGCAGCGCCGCCGACGCGTTTTCGGCCGACCCCGGCTGACGGGCTTTTCACGACCGCCTGCCGCGCCTATCCGGGCGCGATGGACAAGACGCATATTCTGGTGACGGGAAGCAGCCGCGGCATCGGCGCGGCGATCACCGCCGCGTTCGGGAGTGACCCGGTCACGCTGGTCGGGCACGGCACGGCCAGCGGCATCGCCGCCGACTTCTCCGATCCGGCGGCTCCGACCGCGCTGTGGCGGCAGGCGCTGGAGGCGCTGGGCGGGCGCATCGACGTGCTGATCAACAATGCTGGGGTGTTCGAGGCGTCGCCGCTCGCTGCCGATCACGGCGACTGGGTCGCTGCCTGGGAACGAACGCTGCGTATCAATCTGACTGCCTCGGCCGAGCTGTGCCGACTGGCGGTGCGGCACTGGCAGGAACGGGCAAGCGGCGGGCGGATCGTCAATATCGCCAGCCGCGCCGCCTATCGCGGCGATAGCCCTGCGCACTGGCATTATGCTGCGTCCAAAGCAGGGATGGTGGCGATGACCAAGACCATCGCCAGGGGCTATGCGCGCGAGGATATCCTTGCCTTTGCCGTCTGTCCGGGGTTCACGATGACGGGCATGGCCGAGGATTATCTCGAAAGCCGCGGCGGCGATGCGCTGCTCGCCGACATCCCGCTGGGGCGCGTCGCGCAGCCGCAGGAGATCGCGGCCATCGCCCGCTTCGCAGCGCTCGACGCGCCGCCGTCGATGACCGGCGCGGTGCTCGACGCCAACGGCGCGAGTTATGTGCGATGACCGACAGCTGGAAACTCACGCTGCGCTGCAACCGCGCCGAGGCGGAGGCGCTGGATACCGAGAGCGCGGCATTGGCGGCGATCGATCCGCTGCCGGTGCTGATGACGCGCGAGGGTGTCGAGGACGATCCCGACAGCTGGGTGCTCGAAGCCTATTTCGAGGACAAGCCGCGCGCCGAGGCGATCCGGGCTGTCACATCGCTGGTGCCGTCGCATGTCGGCAAGCGCCCGCAACCGCAACGGATCGCGGACGCCGACTGGGTGACGATGAGCCAGGCCGGGATCGAGCCGGTCCATGCCGGGCGCTTCTATGTCCACACCGCGAGCAACCGCGGCGCGGTTCCGCAGGGGGCGAAGGCATATCGCATCGAGGCCGGGCTCGCCTTCGGCACCGGGCAGCACCAGACGACGACCGGCTGCCTGCTGACGCTCGACGCGATGAAGGCGCGGGGCGCGGTGGTGCGCAACCTGCTCGACTGCGGAACCGGCACCGGGCTGCTGGCATTCGCAGCCATGCATTTGTGGCCGCAGGCGTTCGCCGCGGCGTCGGACATCGATCCGGTGTCGATCGAGGTGACTCGCGAGAACGCGGCGGCGAACGGTGTCGCGCTCGGCGTAAATCGCGGGCAGCTGGCGCTGGCGGTCGCGCCGGGGCTCGACGATGCGATGCTTGTCGGGCGCGCACCGTACGACCTGATCATCGCCAATATACTTGCCGGGCCGCTGATCGCGCTGGCCCCGTCGATCGCCGCGGCGACCGCGGAGGGCGGGACCGTGATCCTTGCGGGCCTGCTGACCACGCAGGCCGATGCGGTCGCGGCTGCCTATCGGCGGCGCGGGTTCCGGGTGGCGGGGCGGGTCACCCTGGGCGACTGGCCGACGCTGCGATTGGTGAAGCGGCAGCGGTTTGCGCCGCTCCGGGCGAGTGCATAGCCGCCCATCCCGATCGCGAAGGATCGGCGGTGTCGTCGCCGCGCTGCTGCTCGCCATGGTCGCGATCGGCTATGGCTACGGCTTTGCCGGATGGGCCATCGCCAAGCTGCCGGCCAATCGCGACTGGCGACAGTCCGATGCGGGCGCCGCAATCTATGTCGAGGACAATGGCATCCACACCGGCATCGTCCTGCCCAAGGCGGTGCTGCCTCCCGGATTGCTGGCGCGGCTGCGTGCGGGCGACCTGCGCGATCCCGATTATACCCGGCATGACCATGTCGCGTTCGGCTGGGGCGACAGGGCATTCTATATCGAGACGCCGACGTGGCGCGACCTGGACGCGGCGACCGTCGCGCACGCGGCGACCGGCAGCGACGACACCGTGATGCATGTCGAGCACATCGCGCGGCCGGTCGCGCGCGAGGGCGTGCGGATGGCGCGGCTGCGCCCAGAGGAACTGGCAGGTCTGATCGCGTTCATCGAAGGCAGCTTCGATCCGGCAGGTCCGCCGCCCGAGCCGGGATATGGTCCGCACGATGCCTTTTATTCAGCGACCGGCCGCTACAGTGCGATCGTGACGTGCAACGAATGGACCGGTCGTGCGCTACGTCATGCTGGTGTAACAATCGGGGTCTGGACCCCGTTCTCGCAAGGCGTGATGCAATGGCTCGAGCCGCTCCCGATGGATTGACCGCTCCGCCGTTCCAGGGGCTGGCGCTCGAATGGCCAAGGGCGGTGGGTACGGCGGCGCGGCTGCCATTCCAATGGCGCGGCTTGATGGACGTGCCGCGCGGCGATGGCCGGCCGGTGATGCTGCTGCCCGGGCTATTCAATTCGGACCGGTCGAACATCGTGCTGCGGCGCTATTTGAACGCGATCGGATATGATGCGCAGGGCTGGCAACTGGGGCGCAATTTCGGGCAGCGCACGATCGGCGTGGACGCGATGAAATTGTCCGACCGGATCGCCGCCAGAGTCGAGGAGGCGGGCGAGCCGGTGACGCTGATCGGGGTCAGCCTGGGCGGGATCATGGCGCGGTTGATGGCGCATCGTCACCCCGATCTGGTGCGCGAGGTCATCACCGTCAGCGCGCCGTTCGCCGGCCCGGCGCGCGCCACCAACGTCTGGCGAGCATATGAGGTAATTTCGGGAACACGCATCGACGATCCCGAGGTGCTGGCGCTGGCCGAGGAAGCCGCGGCGCCGCTTCCCGTCCCGGCAACCGCGATCTGGAGCGCGAGCGACGGCTTCGTCAACGGCTATGCCTGCCGCGACGGCCACGGCGCGGCGATCGAGGTGCAGAGCAGCCATGTGTTCGTGCAGATGCACCACGACGTGATGCGCGCGGTGGCTGGGGTGCTGGGTAGCAGGTCCGACCGGCCGAGCTAGTCGTCCCGCTCCGCCTCGCGCCGTGCCCGCCGCTCTTCTTCGCGGCGGCGGCGGCCTTCTTCGGCCTCCTGCTTGCGGACCTTGCGGCCGTAATTGCGGTCCGATTCGTCCTGGCTGGTGGTCGCCCAATCGACCGCCTGGCCGGTCGCTTTCACGGGCAGCGTGGCGACGTCCCATGCGGTCTTGGCGAGGCAGCCGCCGGTCAGCATCGGAAGCACCAGTGCAGGCAATATCAATTGTTTACGCATGCACCGAACCCCTATCGGGCCGCGTCGCGGGCCTTTGCCCCCTGTAGCGGAAAATCGGTGAAGAAGCCATCGATGCCGTAGCTCAGCAGGCGGGCCATCTCGTCTGCCATGCGGCCGGTCGCGTGCGGGTCGCTGCCGCTGCGGTCGGCTGGGGGCAGGAAGACGTTCTCGGCGCGGAAGGTCCAGGGATGGACCTTGAGCCCGGCGGCGTGCGCGGCGGCGACGAGCCCGGTGTCGGCGCCGTCTCGTTCGAGCAATTCCTTTTGCGGGCCAAGGCCATAGGCATAGGTCGCGATATCGTCGAGGCCGGCGGCAGTCAGCATCGCGGCGTAGCTTGGCGCGGCGTCGTCGGCGGGGCCGCCTTCGCTTGCCACGAGCTGGATCAGGCGGATGCCGGTCATCGCCTTGAGCCGTTTGAGGTTCGCCACTTCGAACGACTGGATGAACACCGGCGCCGAGGCGTCGCTCCAGCCCGCCTCGCTCAGTTGCGCGACCAGTTTCTCCTCGAGCGGCAGGCCGATCGACGCGAAATAGCTGGGGTGCTTGGTCTCGGGATAGATGCCGACATTGTTGGCTTTAGCGAGCGCGATGATCTCGGCCAGCGTCGGGATCTCGAACCTGCCGTCATATGCGGCGTTGGCGGGACGCAGTTGCGGCAGGCGTTCCCTGGCACGCAGCGTCTTGAGTTCCGCGAGCGTGAAATCCTCGGTGAACCATCCGGTCATTTCGACGCCGTCGATCGTCCTGGTGGCGCGGCGCGCCGCAAATTCGGGATGCCGCGCCACGTCGGTGGTGTCGTCGATGCGGTTCTCGTGCCGCGCCACCAGTACGCCGTCCCTGGTCGGCACCAGATCGGGTTCGATGAAGTCGGCGCCCTGTTCGATCGCCAGCGTGTACGCGGCCAGCGTGTGTTCGGGACGCTCGCCGCTGGCACCGCGATGCGCGATTACGATCGGCAGGCCGTGCTGCATCCTCGCCTCCTGCGTCATCGCGCACCCGCCCGCCATTGCCGCCAAAATTGCAAGCGCGGTGCGGAAACCCCTGCGCAGTCGCGCGTTAGCAAACCGAGCCAAGGAGGGCACCCCCTATGCAATTCACCATCAACGGGAGGCGGTACGAGGCCGATCCCGATATCCGCACCTCGCTGCTCGACCTGTGCCGCGAACATCTGGGGCTGACCGGATCGAAGAAGGGCTGCGACCACGGCCAGTGCGGTGCCTGCACGATGCTGGTGGACGGGCGGCGGATCAATAGCTGTCTCACGCTCGCGGTGATGCATCAGGATGATGACATTACGACGATCGAGGGGCTGGGGACCGTCGACGACCTGCATCCGATGCAATCGGCGTTCGTACGGCACGACGGTTTTCAGTGCGGCTATTGCACGCCGGGGCAGATTTGTTCGGCGGTGGGAATGCTCGACGAGGTCGCACGGGGCTGGCCGAGCCATGTCAGCGAGGGACTGGCGGGCGATGTCGAGCTTTCGGATGACGAAATCCGGGAGCGGATGAGCGGCAATCTGTGCCGGTGTTCGGCCTATCCCAACATCGTCGACGCCATACGCGAGGTGTCCGGTCGCGAAGTCGCGGAGGCAGGGGCATGAAGACGTTCGACTATATGCGCGCCGAAAGCCCCGAAGCCGCGACGCGTGATGGCGGAGGCGAGGGCACCAGATTCATTGCCGGCGGTACCAACCTGCTCGACCTGATGAAGCTGCAGATCGAAACGCCGGGCAAGCTGGTCGACATCAGCCGGCTCAACCTCGCCAAGGTCGAGGAGACCGAGGAGGGCGGGCTGTCGATCGGGGCCTTGGTGGCCAACAGCGATCTGGCCGCGCATCCGATCGTGCGCGAACGCTATGAAGTCCTCAGCCGCGCGTTGCTGGCCGGAGCGTCGGGGCAGCTGCGCAACAAGGCGTCGACCGGGGGCAATCTGCTCCAGCGGACGCGCTGCTATTATTTCTACGACACGTCGGTCGGGTGCAACAAGCGCGAACCGGGAAGCGGTTGCCCGGCGCAGGGCGGCTTCAACCGCATCCTGGCGGTGCTCGGCACGTCGGACGCATGCATCGCGACGCACCCCAGCGATATGGCGGTGGCGATGCGCGCGCTCGATGCAACGATCGTGACGCTCAAGGCCGATGGCGACCGCCGGCGGATTTCGATCCACGATTTCTACTGCCTGCCGGGCGACACGCCGCATATCGAGCATGTGCTGGAACCCGGCGAATTGATCACCCATGTCGAGCTGCCGCCCGCGGCCAAAGGGCGGCACATCTATCGCAAGGTCCGCGACCGCGCCTCTTATGCCTTTGCGCTGGTGTCGATCGCCGCGATCGTCGCCGTCGAGGACGGGCGGATCGCGTCGGCATCGCTGGCGTTCGGCGGGCTTGGTCCGATGCCGTGGCGCGACGCCGCGGTCGAGGCGGCGCTGGTCGGTCAGGAACCGAGCCGCGCGGTGTTCGAAGCGGCGGCCGACGCGCTGCTTGCCGATGCACAAGGCTTCGGATCGAACGACTTCAAGATTCCGCTGACGCGCCGCACACTGATCGCGTGCCTAACCGAATTGACGGGAGGCTGATATGGCCGAGACCAACAGCCTGACGATGGACAAGCCGGTCGAGGCCAGCCTGCTCGACAGCGGTGCGCAAGGCGTGATCGGCAAGCCGCTGGCGCGGATCGACGGGCCGCGCAAGGTATCGGGCAGCGCAACCTATGCCGCCGAGTATCCGACCGAGAAGCTTGCGTACGGCTATCTGGTGCGCGCGCCGGTCGGCAGCGGCACGCTGACCGGGATCGACGCAGCGGCGGCCAAGGCGATGCCGGGCGTGATCGACGTCATCCACGACTTCGAAGGATTTATCCGCAACGCGCAGCAGGGCGGTGAGACCGACGCTCCGACGATGGGCGTGCGCGCCATCGCCTATGTCGGCGAACCGGTCGCGATCGTCGTCGCCGAAAGCTATGAGGCCGCACGTGACGCCGCCGGGCAAGTGCGCGTCGCGATCGACGAGGGCGTCGGCGATTACGGTTTCGACGAACGGCTGGGCGAGGCGGAGAAGCCAGCCGACGCGATGATCCCGGCGCATGATGCCAAGGGCGATCTCGATCGCGCGATGGCCGAGGCGGAAGTGACGATCGACGCCACCTATACCACGCCCAGCCAGAACAGCGCGGCGATGGAGCCGCATGCCTCGATCGCGTCGTGGACCGCGGACGGGCTGGTGCTGTGGGGCGCATATCAGATGCCGTCGTCGGACAAATTGCAGCTTGCCGACGC
Coding sequences:
- a CDS encoding FAD binding domain-containing protein; this translates as MKTFDYMRAESPEAATRDGGGEGTRFIAGGTNLLDLMKLQIETPGKLVDISRLNLAKVEETEEGGLSIGALVANSDLAAHPIVRERYEVLSRALLAGASGQLRNKASTGGNLLQRTRCYYFYDTSVGCNKREPGSGCPAQGGFNRILAVLGTSDACIATHPSDMAVAMRALDATIVTLKADGDRRRISIHDFYCLPGDTPHIEHVLEPGELITHVELPPAAKGRHIYRKVRDRASYAFALVSIAAIVAVEDGRIASASLAFGGLGPMPWRDAAVEAALVGQEPSRAVFEAAADALLADAQGFGSNDFKIPLTRRTLIACLTELTGG
- a CDS encoding methyl-accepting chemotaxis protein; the protein is MAATTASAGHWGGEERTIADRLHEYDWDGIVVPGSAEISELLAGEEDAISRVFWKHYLTLPVAAHIRDVYVGDRLARQIAESGRYTSVKYAAPTSSEWERMAQAHALASERANIPLPALLASLAYAHSATLDRIAAKVGDDVDRMRRLGDVVQRLALIEADVMATYLAQRDADRRLGERRRQSQAFRADIAGSIAGASALGSEIRRQAQSASASARGTLGKVSEVAAAAEQSAVAMREAAQTAAGLIRAIEDARGEVEAAAEIATRASSQAGEAVHMSEALSDHAKSIESILGLIREIAGQTNLLALNATIEAARAGDAGRGFAVVAQEVKSLANQTARATDDIAAKIAAIQAATRSTVATNASIRTTVSEVQQSADRIRGAMEAQAQTVTAITAAVDETALAADSAAVTVDMIRSDTEGVTEQIDQLQGAFSRIDDQLLALRSAADAFSADPG
- the sdhD gene encoding succinate dehydrogenase, hydrophobic membrane anchor protein, which produces MRGGTNLGRVRGLGSAKEGTHHWWNQRLTAGSNLVLMLWLILSIALLPAYDFATVSAWMGSAWAAIPMALLIVSVFYHFRLGLQVVIEDYAHAETRVVLMVLLNFFVIGLGAVALFSILKLAFVAGAVPA
- a CDS encoding methyl-accepting chemotaxis protein; the encoded protein is MAAQIDLAGRLRIFDFDGNLSRQARSLWTLLEPEIRSVSEAYWQQWLRCFAEERDWAPHETQKMIDLGIDFLRDRFLHTSGRAWVESIERSVAAAYSADIPTMALLSMISASDRAALEIIIRKVGADHAELPGLIDTLMRLSALESDITVATYHLYVGHGLACERERLAVQFRESIGASLEHASSEGDKLRGHAQTTSASARGMLGKASEVAAAAEQSAVAMREAAQTAAGLIRAIEDARGEVEAAAEIATRASSQAGEAVHMSEALSDHAKSIESILGLIREIAGQTNLLALNATIEAARAGDAGRGFAVVAQEVKSLANQTARATDDIAAKIAAIQAATRSTVATNASIRTTVSEVQQSADRIRGAMEAQAQTVTAITAAVDETALAADSMSHTIAAILEDTENVASEIDRVGQGFTALDGELGQLKSNAGNFAVRVAA
- a CDS encoding SDR family NAD(P)-dependent oxidoreductase — protein: MDKTHILVTGSSRGIGAAITAAFGSDPVTLVGHGTASGIAADFSDPAAPTALWRQALEALGGRIDVLINNAGVFEASPLAADHGDWVAAWERTLRINLTASAELCRLAVRHWQERASGGRIVNIASRAAYRGDSPAHWHYAASKAGMVAMTKTIARGYAREDILAFAVCPGFTMTGMAEDYLESRGGDALLADIPLGRVAQPQEIAAIARFAALDAPPSMTGAVLDANGASYVR
- a CDS encoding glycerophosphodiester phosphodiesterase — encoded protein: MQHGLPIVIAHRGASGERPEHTLAAYTLAIEQGADFIEPDLVPTRDGVLVARHENRIDDTTDVARHPEFAARRATRTIDGVEMTGWFTEDFTLAELKTLRARERLPQLRPANAAYDGRFEIPTLAEIIALAKANNVGIYPETKHPSYFASIGLPLEEKLVAQLSEAGWSDASAPVFIQSFEVANLKRLKAMTGIRLIQLVASEGGPADDAAPSYAAMLTAAGLDDIATYAYGLGPQKELLERDGADTGLVAAAHAAGLKVHPWTFRAENVFLPPADRSGSDPHATGRMADEMARLLSYGIDGFFTDFPLQGAKARDAAR
- a CDS encoding 50S ribosomal protein L11 methyltransferase; this encodes MTDSWKLTLRCNRAEAEALDTESAALAAIDPLPVLMTREGVEDDPDSWVLEAYFEDKPRAEAIRAVTSLVPSHVGKRPQPQRIADADWVTMSQAGIEPVHAGRFYVHTASNRGAVPQGAKAYRIEAGLAFGTGQHQTTTGCLLTLDAMKARGAVVRNLLDCGTGTGLLAFAAMHLWPQAFAAASDIDPVSIEVTRENAAANGVALGVNRGQLALAVAPGLDDAMLVGRAPYDLIIANILAGPLIALAPSIAAATAEGGTVILAGLLTTQADAVAAAYRRRGFRVAGRVTLGDWPTLRLVKRQRFAPLRASA
- a CDS encoding TIGR02117 family protein gives rise to the protein MHSRPSRSRRIGGVVAALLLAMVAIGYGYGFAGWAIAKLPANRDWRQSDAGAAIYVEDNGIHTGIVLPKAVLPPGLLARLRAGDLRDPDYTRHDHVAFGWGDRAFYIETPTWRDLDAATVAHAATGSDDTVMHVEHIARPVAREGVRMARLRPEELAGLIAFIEGSFDPAGPPPEPGYGPHDAFYSATGRYSAIVTCNEWTGRALRHAGVTIGVWTPFSQGVMQWLEPLPMD
- a CDS encoding 2Fe-2S iron-sulfur cluster-binding protein — its product is MQFTINGRRYEADPDIRTSLLDLCREHLGLTGSKKGCDHGQCGACTMLVDGRRINSCLTLAVMHQDDDITTIEGLGTVDDLHPMQSAFVRHDGFQCGYCTPGQICSAVGMLDEVARGWPSHVSEGLAGDVELSDDEIRERMSGNLCRCSAYPNIVDAIREVSGREVAEAGA
- a CDS encoding esterase/lipase family protein, with amino-acid sequence MARAAPDGLTAPPFQGLALEWPRAVGTAARLPFQWRGLMDVPRGDGRPVMLLPGLFNSDRSNIVLRRYLNAIGYDAQGWQLGRNFGQRTIGVDAMKLSDRIAARVEEAGEPVTLIGVSLGGIMARLMAHRHPDLVREVITVSAPFAGPARATNVWRAYEVISGTRIDDPEVLALAEEAAAPLPVPATAIWSASDGFVNGYACRDGHGAAIEVQSSHVFVQMHHDVMRAVAGVLGSRSDRPS
- the sdhC gene encoding succinate dehydrogenase, cytochrome b556 subunit, coding for MATVKTAKRPISPHLSHYRWGPAMLVSILHRATGDGMATVGALLMVWWLAALAGGEAHYAAFAGWFTFADGSLNILGYVIGVGLTLSLFQHMASGVRHLFLDTGAGFELKANRSGAVLTMVVSVLATIAFWAFITVGK